The nucleotide window TGCCATTGTCGGGTTCGAATGTAAAATCAGTgataaattacaaagaaaatCTTTCCCCCGTGGCTATACGGAAAcattagaagaaaaagtaagagaattggaaaatgaaaatagaAGATTATTAGCCATTTGccaatttaataaattacaGTCACAAAAAAACGATACAATAGATAATTCTACAACACAAGAAGAAGTTTATTCAATTAGATCAAATTCCGCATCTTCAACGGCAATTGAAACAGATTCAAATATAACAACTTGCTTGGATACAaattgtaataatgatacTCATAATCATTTACATATGAAACCTGTATCCACAAAACCAccacaaaatattatttcatttgaaCAAAATGAAGCTCCAGGGTTAAGCGCCGTGAAGGCTTTAAAATCAATGGCAAATCATGAACAAAGTACTCAGTTGGCTACTTTGGTTGCCTTGGCAATACCAAGATCCACAGATGAAATCCTTTTCATACCtcaattattatcaaagatAAGGCAAAATTTCGGTTTCACATCAAAACATTGTCTTTATACtgtatcattattatcttcattaaaaCCAAATTTACCACCACCAAAGATGATTGCAAATAACCTAGAAATgacaaaaaaattattaaaccaattgaaaataacaaatctttggaaatttgaTGACCTTTCACaatttattaatcaatACTTGAAATTGGATCcattaaatcaaaaaaattcaaatgatttattaaatcaaattgaaatggatgaattaataaattttttcttccaagattggaatgatataataccaataataaataaagaagaatttttatcaaattatAATGCCTTTAAATTGGATTTAAAAAATTCTGAAAGGgataaattatcatcaaatttgaaaatgaattataaaatttttgGTTGTATCTTGGTATTGATGTGCCAAATGGGTCTCTTAACAAAGATAAAGGCAACAAATGGTAAATCATCaccaaatattcatttaaaatcaataatggcatattatcatcaattaattgcCAATTTAcccattaataatttcttccaaattgCAACAATTTCCATACCACAATTGAAACTTTATGTGTTGATCTTAttttataatttaaatGTGGGAGACATTTCTGCCATTTATGAATtaagaggaagaattatttCCATGTCACAACAATTAAGATTACATCGTTGTCCCAGTGCTGTACTTAGTGGTTCATCACTAacaatgaataaattagaTCAAAGTAATAGaagaattttattttggacaatttattcattagATGCTTTGTCTTCTTTACAATTAGGTGTCCCAAGATTATTAAAGGattatgaaattgaatgtGCATTGCCAATAACAAtggaagataaagaaaGGGATAAGACCAAGATTAAATTGGAAGGTACTGTGTCACCATTTTCATTAGCCATTTTCagattttcaaagatattgGGGAATATTTTAGATATGATctttaaaagaaatatgacAGAATCAATGACCAAATCTGTATCCTTAATTCATGAAAATGCTTTGGATCAATGGAGATATGATTTGCCTGAAGATTTAActtttaaattaaatattcaagGTTCCATTGATTTAAATGTGATGCACCAGGGAAATTCCACACCAgggaagaagaatttaatcTTAATGtttttctatttctttGCTGTATCCATGATTCATTTACCTGTTGTGGCAGCAAGACCATTGGATGTTAAAAATGCGATGCCAGATAgatcttcatcctcttaTATTGCCCTACAACATGCCATTAATACAATGTTAAATGTGTTGGAACTATTAAACAATCAaccaaaaaattattatttgccCGTCCCAATTAATATGTCAAGATTACAAATAAGATCAGCATTAATTAGTTCAAGAGGAATGTTAGATTATATTAAAGGTGGTGCTCTTTTCCTGGATAATAAAACTTTACTGTTACAAGTAATTAAGAATTTAGAAAGGGATAGAACTTTAGATTTACCTGGTGTCGTTTCATGGCATAGcttaaaattatttgatttaacCATAACACTTTTcattcaaaattcaaacattaaattggaaaaattagaCAAGATATTAGagaaaaaatcaaattattataataaattaatgGGTAAACCAACATCaaataataccaataataatatttcaagtaaaaagaggaaacaagAAACTATAGAAATATCAACACCATCTCCAACTTCACcaccattgaaaaaaatgtctaaaaaatcaaaaagCCCCATTTTACAATCAACAATATTACCATCACAAACATTAcaaaattataataataatattcaaaatcaattggCTGATGCATTACAATTTGATCCAATTTTAAACTCAAATTCTTATAATTTTAGTAACTTTGACTTATCCAACTATTTCCaaccaaatgaaaatgaaaaaactGTACAACTACCAAAACTCActaccaataataatgtcacCAATGAGGACCCTacaaaatataaagaacTTTTCAATCCAACAGCTGTAACTGgaacatcattattaaaccTTTCAACATTGGCTAGTCCGGGAACTTCAACAGGCCTCACCACCACCAGCgacaataataatatattaacAAAGggcaataataataataataataataccaatactgtatttttaaataatagGGACAATAACAGCACAGATAACCTATCtacgatgatgatgttagtcaataatgaaattcctttctccaatttgaatttatctGAATTatggaataataaattgtCCACAGAAGACAAGGATAAACAAGGACAAGAACAAAACCAACCTCGAAATACAAATGATGATGTGGGTAtgacaaattcaaattacGGTTATTTTGTAGATGCATCATTGGGGTTAGCACcattattagaattagcaaataatgataataacaatttcaTACTAGATGATGAATCAAAGACAATATCACATAGTAGCAAGACACCAGAATCAATATTAAAGGACGAAGACCCAGTGATACATCATAATAACTTACTTTTCAATCAGTTGAACACATCTAATGAAAAACCAAGGCATCTTCAAACTGAACCCAATTATCCACCAAAGGGAAAACTGAATCAAAAAACACCCTTTGCAAGGAAAAAGGAAAACATTGAcgaattattcaattggCACAATAcgaaataatattcttttttgaCTTCCTCtttttcatatttattGAAACCGTTTGTATACTTTTGTACACTATCTACTTACTTTCAACATTTTGATATGTTACTGTTTTATTTTGTCGCGTGACGAATCTTTTGCCTTATGTAAtgtattatataaatattatataaaaGACTTACAATCTTCGCGTCTGAACGCGTCAAGACGTCACAAAGAAACAACCGTACAGATCTGAATTTGACGTATTTTGCTTGCTTAAATGGAAAgacaataataattcacTATACAATAAAATTTTCCTTAGGCATTCTTTGTTGCCATTGACAACCATTAATTGAAAGCCTAGAATCAAACCATATATAAAGCAGGACATTCTtaagatatatatatatatatatccaTGGACTCTGTAAGCACTTCTCTATAAACGATCCAAGGACAATGGAGAACAAAGAACCCATAGTATCATCATCACAAAAGAAAACCTTATCTTGTGATTCATTGCTCGAGAACAGCACGCCTTGGCAAAATGAACAATACTTCCAATCACATCTGAAggaatatttcttcatattcaCGTGTATGTTTGCAAATTTGCTTAATCAAGCGGGTCAAACACAAGTGCTCTCCACCATGAATGTCATCTCAGAATCATTCCATTCGGATGTAGGTACACAGACATGGCTGATGGCTTCCTTCCCATTAGTTTCAGGTTCGTTCATTCTGATTAGTGGTAGAATTGGTGACATTTATGGTCTTAAAAAGACAATGATTGGTGGGTATATCTTTATGATTATATGGACATTGCTTTGTGGGTTCGCTGACTACACCCATAGTGATACTTTCTTTATCGTATGCAGAGCATTCCAAGGGTTGGGTATTTCATTTATCTTGCCTAACATAATGGGTTTGGTCgggaatatatataaagtGGGGACATTGCGTAAAAATATCGTTATCAGTCTCATTGGTATTACGGCACCAACGGGGGCCTGTATGGGTGCCTTATGGGGAGGATTAATTGCCACTGAAAGTTCAAGACAGTGGCCATGGATCTTCTACGCATATGCTCTCGCTGCCTTTgtcaatttaataatggcTATTTATTCAGTACCGGAAAATGTCCCGACAAATGTTCATAATTTCGCCATGGATTGGATGGGAGCAATTATTGGTGTCGTTGGTTTGATTCtatttaattttgtttGGAATCAAGGTCCCGTCAATGGCTGGGCTAAACCTTATATCATTGTTTTGTTGAtcatttcaattattttcttAGTGGCATTCATCATatatgaattgaaattcccCATTTCGCCATTACTTCCACGTGAGGTCACCAAGAATGGGCAAATTCTAACAATCTTAggtattttatttttgggATGGGGGTCTTTCGGTATATGGACCTTTTATTATTACGCATTCCAATtgaatttaagaaattattctCCCTTATGGGCAGGTGCCACGCATTTTATGTTCATCATTTGGGGAAGCATTGCTGCCTTTATAGTAGGTTTTACAATTAATAGAGTGGGACCAGCAGTACTGTTGTTCTTCTCTGCATTGGGTTTCACTATGGGTTCGTTAATGTTAAGTGTCACACCCATTCATCAAACATATTGGCGTATGAATGTGGGGAtgcaaataatattaagTTTTGGGATGGATCTTTCATTTCCAGCATCTTCAATCATATTAAGTGATCATTTACCAATGCAATATCAAGGAATGGCAGGTTCACTGGTTAACActattatcaattattcCACCTCGCTATGTTTGGGTATGGGAACTACCGTGGAGCgtcaaataaataaaactGGGGAAGAGTTATTGAGGGGATATCGTAGTGCTCTTTATTTAGCGGTTGGATTGGGAGGTTTAGGAGCTTGTGTAGCCTTCCTTAATCTATGTTATGATTTAtggaggaagaggaagagcCGCTTAGATGATATAAGAAGTCTAAATACTAATGATTCTGCATAAGTAACTGACGTTCTGTCACTTGATGCGTTTTTCCGTAGACAGTGCAAAATATGTAGACTTAAATTTACTATATATCGAACTACTAGAAGGAAGTAGTCAACCCAGTCACTTCAGGTCTAAACCATTCTCTTTTGAGTATATCCCAGGTGGAACGAGCTAGGTTAGTAGCAGATTCTTCGCTTTTAGAACAAGCTTCGATGTacactttcaattttggttCAGTCCCTGAACCTCTCATTGTAAGTCGAACCGTCCCTTCAAGATTGGAAAATTCAGATGGCTTTGCCTCAACGGTTATCATTTGGGATGTTGGATCAACGGgtaaatttggaatattatcTTTTGTATTTGATTGGTATCCAACAGTTAGATCCCTAAACACTGTCACAATGAGTTCGTTTCCTATTTCAGATGGATATTTTTTGTTAGTTGAAGGGTACTCGTGTCTAATGAAGTCAAATACTGTCTTCGTAATGCTGAGGTCCTTAAGTATATAATATCCATTATATTCCTTAAACACACCAAATTTTCCGAAACCTTCTTCCATGATATCAAAAGGTGacatttgatattgattcaTCCAGTGGCAGTAAGCTTGTAAAAATACTGTAGCTGCACTTATTCCGTCTTTATCACATTCCATATCGGGGAACATATATCCAAtagcttcttcaaatccaaatggAACGTAGTATCCTTCTTGTCTTAGATCAATTGCCTTGTTGCCTATCCACTTAAAGCCGGTTAATGTATCTTCGTAATGGAAACCATTCATATCTGCCATTCTTTTAATCATTTGGGATGATACAGTCGAATTTATCATTGCTAGAGGGTGCGTTTTGCGGAAAGCTACATCCTGTTGTTCATATAGCTGGAATTCGTAGTATCCCAATAAAAATCCAATCTCGTTACCCGTTAGTTGTCTCCATTTTCCTgtctttttatttaaaacaGCAGCTGAAAATCGATCTGCATCAGGATCATTAGCAATAACTAAGGATAGTCCATTTTCTTGTGCCAATTTAATTGCCAAGGACAAAGCACCCTTTTCCTCGGGGTTGGGAAAACTGACAGTAGGAAAACTTGGATCTGGAAGTCTCTGCTCAGACACAACCAAATAATCGACATTTTCGTGGAGATTGAGTAATTCACTTGAGACTTTTGCAAATATTTCAGCGCCAACACCGTGCATAGGAGtgtaaacaaaaaaagGTGTCTTGACATCCTTGAGTGACAAATGAGAACTATGGATAAGTACTCGCTTCATTTgcatcaaatatttctctgTCATAAGATCCTTTATAAAGACTAGTTTATTTGTCTCCAACCCTTTTTTGAAGGTTGCATCCCAGTCCCATGATGTTGACCATGGTTCTAGATTCTTTTGTATCATTTCTGCAATGTTTTTATCATGTGGAGGTATAATTTGGCATGCGTTATCATAGTATACTTTATAGCCATTATCCATCTTTGGATTATGACTTGCTGTAATCATAACACCGACACTTGCTTTCAGATTGAGTACAGAGAATGGGACCAGTGGTGTATGAACAAACTGATCATCTGGAGTTAGATAAAAGACTTTGAATCCAGCtcttaaaaaaattgaggCCGTAACTATTGCAAATTCTTTGGAATGGAATCTATGATCATGACCTACCACTGCAGTAAGATTGTTCGGAAATTGTTCCTTAATATAGTTGGCTAACCCCTGGGTTGATTGTAAAATAATTAGAGAGTTCATTCTAGAGAAACCGGCTTCCATTCTTGACCTTAAACCTGCAGTACCAAAGACAATTCTCGTATCAAACCTCTGATGTAATTCAGGCCAGTTTTTATTCTCACATAGCTGCAGAACTTCTTTTCtagtttcttcattttgaTCGAGTCGTAACCAAAGGTTAATCGGTTCTCGAAGATTTTCGGGACAATTACTTAAAGAACTTTGAGTGGCATCCATTTTCAACGGCCTAATTGGTTTCAGTTGCTTTAGGTTCAACTTCCTGTGATTAGTATGAATTGCTAGAAGGGAAAATGTTAATTATATAAGGGATTTCTCGAGGCAGATGATGAGATACCTCGGCGctgaaaaacaaaatatatttgtgACGACAGCAAAATTGAAGTGGAAAGTATTAAAAAAGTTACGTTCCAAGCATTATAGAGCTTATATATTCAAAGGTCTGTAAAAGACATATGTCAACGAGGCTGGAAAATGATAGCACAGGAGAAGAACTTTCACGATTAAGTAAGTCTTCTTGGCGGCTCAGTAAGATCATGCAACAATCAAGCATTTACAACTGGTATGAAAAATCAAGCAATGTCACAGACAAATTATGTTAATGGTTTAACATTAATTCTATTACAAGTTAAGATATACTAGGTACATTGGATCGATCATATTATAAACCTGTGTTCATTAGCTCTTCAATGTGTCGTGATCAACTGTCAAGCATATTCATCAGTTCATCCTCGAGATCTGAgtcactttcttcttcctcttcctccttACTAGGACGAACTTTCTTGGCTTCTATTGCTTCCTCATTATAGTCACTATGTAATCGCTTTGTTGGGCCTCTGGTGTTTTTACCATTTGTCATGTTTTCctctttattattttgacCTTCACCATCTTCCTGttcctcatcttcttcctcagcatcctcctcctcctcctcatcGGAGTCTAGGATATCACCTTCATCGTCGTCCAGCCATGACATTCCGCCAGAAAACAATTCTAATTCTGCACTATTAGTGCCATTTGCTGGAGAAAGATTTTCATTTGCGGTTGCTAATAATTGACGTTTCGCaagtttcttcttgaattcttcCAACTCTGTTTCTGACACGGGTTGTTCGACTATCAGTTCATAAGGTTTTTCATCAACATGCTTCCATGACGTTAAACATTCGAAAACCCAATCTGGATGAAGAATCTTGATTTTAGGATTAAACGATTTGGCCAATCTTGCCTTATATGTTCCAGGTGTCTTTGTAATCACATGAGTTgtcttttcatcaatatcagaAGTTGATATTGCCCCGAACGTGTTTGTCCATATGACAATATCTGCCCTTTGAATATCTGTTCCCAGAGGGATCAACCCAGAAAACACAAATCTGCAGTTGTCTAGTACATTCTGTTTCATAGCTGgcattattaatttgataTCTGCTTTTAATTCACCATCCTTTTTTAGGAcattataatatttatcATGTATTCTTACTAGAGTATCCTTCAAATGATATAGTTCGTCGTCGTCATCTATGAGTAATCGTTGGTCATGGAAATGTTTTTGCAACGCAGCTAGTGGTCTATTTTGCTGTTGGACTTCAAGTGAGGCAGAATATTCAATCTTTTTCGATATTTCTTCCTTGTTCTCTCCAGCTGATGTAGGAGGCTCCTCCGTGGTAGCTGATTGATGActtaattcttcttcttgacGTTTCACTTCTTGGTCAATTTTCtccttcaattttttctcaGAGTCCATTATGtcaattaataaatcttcaGTATCTTTACTTTTCTCACGTGAACGTCTTCCCAATTGTAACATAGTTGCCTGTTGTTTAggtaagaaatttgaattaatgtCACCAACACCAACGAAAAAATTATATGGAACCactttaattaaattagGTGACCAATTCCAAACATCTCCTCTATCATCAATGACAATTACCATTGACTGATCCGTGGGGAACAATCTCTCTAATGATTTCGTGGTCATAGACCCATTCTCATCACGCGATAAAATTCTGTCTCCAAAGAGATCACCATTGGGATCAATGATTTTAGCAATTTCTGATGCGTATGCTCTTGTAGCCATTGTATATATATGCATTTCAAACAATGGAGCAATTTTCTCCAAGAATTCCTTTAAGCCTGGCCTTACTTTCACATAGTACCAACATTTCCTTAAAGGTGGTTTAGGGCCCATATATAACGTAGGTAATATAGGTTCCTCTTCCAGGGAAAATTGTTTTACGTCCtttaaagtttcaaaatttggattttttGGGTCATTCTTCCATTCACCGATGGTAGGATCTACACCACAATGGATAACCGTTTGATCCAAATCCACCACTAAGACTAACTTTTTCTCCTTTCTTAACCTTGTCCTTACATTGAGACCAATATCCAATGCCTCTCTGGTacttattttcaaatttgtaTCTGTATGAGAAATGGTCAAGTTGGCACCAGAGCCCGAGGCATCATTGTCATCCTCATCGACTTCTTCACCGCACAAAGTACAAAGTCCACCGTACACGACATCATGGTTGCAAGGCCTTATGATTTCCGCCAAAACTTGATTGGGGGAGGCAATTTCATCCCCAATGTCGACATTCCAAGAGATTAATTGTCCCTTGTAGGGGGACTCGAAAAATTCGATGGATTCCCTAATGGATTTCTTGCCTGCTGTAGGAGGTGAAGAAACGTCGTTGTCATCAGGTGATGAGGCGACGTCCACGACGAACCAGAATTTATATGCTAGGAGACGGTCGCCCTTTTGAACTTCATCACCTACGTGAGTTATTAGTTGGTCTATTGTTATTGGGTAGGGCAGGCCTATGGGGGCCAGTATTTGAGTAGACATTATTGTCGTTGTGCTTACTTGCTATAAGGGATGTGCAATGCTAGGAAGAATGTAGATGTTGCTGCTGCTCAGTGAGAGTGAGCCTTGAAAATGAGtcttgattttgaaacttttttcttgttgtacgtttgtttgttttgtttgttaATGCCACTTTTTCAATCTCCGCGATGAATTCATCATGgataaatgaaataattaatGGTGAAGATGAACGGCATTAGATACAAATACGTAGGGCTATATATGTTTGTATTTAGGTATAGTTTAGTTGATTAATTGGTTATTTTAAACATCGCCATTCAACAAGGCATTCAATGCAGATTCGACGTTTCCACCGCTACGTCTTAAGGCAGCCACATTTCTATCAAAGTCGAAGAACCCCATATCGTTCAATTGTCTCAATTGATGTTCATAACGTTCTTCTGGGGGTCTGGTATCTtcttgctgttgttgtgcTGCAGGAGGTTGGAACATAGATGCGAAAAACGAAGGATCAAATGCAGGAGGGTTGCCAGAACCAGCAGCATTGGTATTTGCCATTCCAGCGGCGAATGGATTCATGGCCGGATTAAACAAGGACGCAAATGGGTTTGCAGCGTTGGTAGTTGCTGTAGAGCTTGGATTTGTACTTGCAgtgtttgttgttgaagGAGTATTTTCGCTGACTGTATTATCGTCATCACCACCTGGAGCAGGGAAGTCAGAAGAAGTATTTGCTTGACCATTCCCATTAGGGTCCACACCACCGTTCATTGCTCTTGCCATTTGCATACTCTGTCTTATCATATCTGGGTTTGTTAACATTTGTCTAAACATTGGATTTTGTAGAATTTGTCTCGCTTGAGGTCCCATTGCTTGCAATTGTGGATTTGCCTGAATGATAAAATCGAGCATTTGCGGATTACTTAGCATCTCATTCATTTGAGATTGGAATACGGGGTTATCCAACATCCTTAGCATTTCATCTTGGTTAGGACCTGAATTATTTAGCCCACCATCTGGACCAAAAGTATCGGCAGAAGGCAAATTCAAGTATCCGGCATAACGTGCACTGGTCAAATCTGACAATGGATTAAACCCACCAGTTTCACCGGCAGCCATATTAGGTGCCACAGGGGTCGCTGTGGTATTAGCTTGAGGAGGAGGCGACTTATTCTTATTGGCGCTGCCACCGCCAGATTTGACCATGTGAATGGAAAGACCATCTAAAATTTTGTAGAACTCCACCGTTTGGTCATCCTTCAAGATTTTCCCTGAAAAGATAAGTCTTTGGTTTGTTGCAGGGACTTCAGAAACTTTGGCAATTTCTTCCTTCAATTGAAGGATGGTACTTGCCGGGTCGATGGAAACCTGCCAGTTGTTTTGGCCCGATTTGACGTGGATCGATATAGACATTTGTGCGGCTTGCAGGTGTGTTATATTCCTATGGGTTTTCTCAGTTGACCTTTATCTCTTCTCTCGTTTGATCACGTTAAATTTGCCACCTTGTTTTATAAATTCaacatttgaattttaGATCTTCAGTTTTCTGCGGAGAGAAAGGGGCCGTACAATGCCCGGCACAATACatggtattattattgggtCGGCCATTGGAAAAtggaatataataatataatcattgtttctttcattcaaataGGAGTAAAATAGCTAATACAAGAGATAGTATGGTAAATATTCCAGTGATTACTAAGCTGGACATACTTTCTGTAAAAACTACTATGATATCTAGACGATCCTTTTCCCAGTTCATAAATGGTGCTCCATAATAGCCAATGTTATAACATGCTCGGCGTTTCTACTTATTGATCTCATTTTTTTAGGAAATAAGCAATCTTGGCTTGAAGAATCACGAAAAACTAGATATATGAGGGAAACGCTTGTTTTTATTCATAAGAGATGAAGAGAAAGGAACCTCGGCACAATACATAGTGTTGTTATTGGGTCGGTGTTGGACAGATGAAATATAACTCAACCTCAGaaccttcttcaatctttcaTTAGTTCATTCCAGAAGGCTTCACGATAAGAGAACTAACTGGCGAATCAGGACAATACATGATTAGTCTATTCGCGGGGTTGATGCATGATTCATGGTCCCATCTACGTAGTCATTTACGTACGTCGCTTTCGCTGCTCTATTGACACATCCTTTGGGTGCTATAATGATAGGTAACACGATTTGTGCCGTGGAGACTCCTCTCCAAATCGGTTTTTCTACTGTTAAGCTGCAGCATGAGGGAGATGACACTAAAGAGCTGCTGCCATTTTCAGTAAATGGAATGGAATGCAATGGATTTGAGTGGAAGAGGTTATGAGTCAACTTCTGATAATGTCACGTGCTCATTGTTGGCCGGTCCCGGTCCGGGTTCATATGATTTTAATGGGCCGGGCTTTACGTCTCAAAATGGATGTTGACAGAataaaatggaaatatCCATGTAACGTTCGATACATGCCAGATTTGATGTGGAGTCGGTTGATACTAGGTAGTAGTTGGAGTAATCTATCCTCTACCTTCTTTTACAGATTAGTCACAGCATTGGCAAAACTTATTTAACGCAATTTGCTACTAATATACAAGGACGAGTTGTATTGCCATTATTCCACCTGAGCTTATTCTATATGGAAATGATCATACAAGCAGAAGACTCACAAGATTGAATA belongs to Naumovozyma castellii chromosome 3, complete genome and includes:
- the DSK2 gene encoding ubiquitin domain-containing protein DSK2 (ancestral locus Anc_8.837), whose translation is MSISIHVKSGQNNWQVSIDPASTILQLKEEIAKVSEVPATNQRLIFSGKILKDDQTVEFYKILDGLSIHMVKSGGGSANKNKSPPPQANTTATPVAPNMAAGETGGFNPLSDLTSARYAGYLNLPSADTFGPDGGLNNSGPNQDEMLRMLDNPVFQSQMNEMLSNPQMLDFIIQANPQLQAMGPQARQILQNPMFRQMLTNPDMIRQSMQMARAMNGGVDPNGNGQANTSSDFPAPGGDDDNTVSENTPSTTNTASTNPSSTATTNAANPFASLFNPAMNPFAAGMANTNAAGSGNPPAFDPSFFASMFQPPAAQQQQEDTRPPEERYEHQLRQLNDMGFFDFDRNVAALRRSGGNVESALNALLNGDV